The DNA sequence TGATGGATCGATTAGGGCATAAGGAAGGAGATGTAATTCAACATTCTATGATCACTAACTCTATTGAAAGAGCTCAGAAAAAAGTTGAAGAAAATAACTTTGGAATTCGTAAAAGATTGTTGGAATATGACGATGTAATGAATAAACAAAGGGAAGTAATTTACAGCAGACGTAAAAATGCTCTTTTTGGTGAGAAGTTAAGTATCGATATCGCTAACATGATTTATGATACTGCTGCTTTATTAGTAAGAGACAATAAACAAGATAAAAACTATAAAAATTTTGAGTTTGAGTTAGCAACAGTGTTTGCTATGGATACTCCTGTAGATGAAGCAGAGTTTAACAGATTATCTGAAAAAGAACTTGTTGATAAAGTTTTTGAACAAGCAGAAGCTTATTATAAAGAAAAATTAGAAAATACGGCACAACAGTTGTATCCTATCATATCTAACGTCTTTTTAGCAAGAGGAAACACATTTAAAAATATTTCCGTTCCTTTTACTGACGGTACAAAAGTATTAAATGTAACCACCAATTTAGAAGATGCTTACAATTCTGAAGGAAAAGCTTTATTAAAAGACTTTGAAAAAGGAATTACTTTAGCATTAATAGATGAAAATTGGAAAGAACATTTAAGAGAGATGGATGAATTAAGAAAGTCTGTACAATCTGCCGTTTACGAACAAAAAGATCCGTTGGTTATTTATAAACAAGAATCCTTTGCTTTATTTAGGGATATGTTAGATAAAACCAATAAAGAAATTATATCTTTCTTGTTCAAAGGAGGTTTACCATCTGAACCTGAAGAATCAAAAATAGAACAAGCTCGTGAAGTAAAACAAAAAGTAGTTGAGAGCAGAGAATTTGTTGAAAACGATGAAAAACAGACTCAAGAAAAGCCGGTTTCCGAACCATTACGTGTAAACAAGATCGGAAGAAATGAAATGGTACATGTGCGTAATTTGAGAACCGGAGAAGTTAAATCTTTGAAATTTAAACAAGCGCAAAGTCTTATAGAGGAGGGAAGTTGGATATTGGTTGATCAAGAGGATGAATAACCTCTAAAAAATATTATAACATTGAGCCGGAATAATAAAAAATTATTATTCCGGTTTTTTATAAAAAAAATTAAAACCTAAATGCATATTTAGCATGAAATCATTAGCAGAAATTAGAAACGAGTTTATTAAAAATCTTTCTTCGCAATATACACTTAAAGAAATAGATATTATTTTTTATGCGTTGGCAGAAACATATTTGCATAAAGATAAAATTACCTTAAAATTAGGATTGGATGAAATGCAAGAAGATTCTCAAATAAAGCCTACACTTTTTCAAACAGCCTTATTTCATTTAATTAGCGGTATGCCTTATCAATATGTGGTAGGTTATACGGAATTTTACGGCTGTAAAATTTCTGTAAATCCCCATGTGTTGATTCCCAGACCGGAAACAGAAGAATTGGTATCTTGGATTTGTAATGACTTTGAAAATAAAAATGAAGAGTTGAATATCATTGATTTATGTTCCGGAAGTGGATGTATTGCTATTGCATTAGCTAAAAACTTAAAAGCAAAAGTATCTGCTCTTGAAATTGACGAAAAGGCTATAAATTTGGCCAAAAAAAATGCAGAAAGCAATCAAGTACAGGTAGATTTTATACAGTCTGATTTACTTAATACGGGTCACCTAATAAAGAATACTGAAAAGTATGATATTATTGTATCCAATCCTCCCTACATCAGAGAATATGAAAAAGAAGGTATGGAGAGTAGGGTAGTCAATCATGAACCATCCAAGGCCTTGTTTGTACCGGACGATGATCCATTGGTTTTTTACAGGAGTATAATAGATTTTTCACTAAAAAACATGAAACCACAAGGAAGAATATATGTTGAAATTAATCAAGATTTAGGAGAAAAAACCAGACAACTGTTTTTGGAATACTTTAATTACGTAGAGTTAAAACAAGATATATCCGGTAATTTTAGGATGATTAAGGCTAAAGAGATAGCTTTTTAAATAAGTAAGTATATAGTGTGTAATTGTATTAAAAAAGTTAAAATATCTATTTTTGAAGTAGCATTTCATTTTCCATCAAAATTCATCATCGCAGGTTCTTAGTCAGCCAAAGTCATAGAACGTTCTTTTTCTTAAATAGTAAGATTAGATCTTCCTGCCTTTTCCAAACCTTACTTTTATAAGAATATAATGTTAATAATTAATATATATTAATATAGATAGTGTAAATGTTTGGCACAATTATTTTATTTACAGTAAATAAGGTTAAAAACTTAATCTTTGTCATTACTATTTAGATACAAAAGTGTAGTTTTTATCTGACAAAATTTATTGTAAATTTGAATTGTGAAAAATCAGATTAACATTGCCGATATTCCCGGAAATTCTCAATTAATTAAAGATTATATAACTAAGGAGGAAAAAATCGCATCTTTTTATGGAAGAAATTTATCACCTGAATCTTTACTTATACAGGCTAGAGAAAAAATTTCCAATTATAAACACAGGGAAAAGTTAATTGATGAATTGCAACGACAGTTAAAAAATTTACAATTGTCTGAAAAGCAAACAATCAATCTAAAAAATCTTAGTTTAGCGAATTCAATAACCATCACAACCGGGCATCAACTAAATTTAATGACCGGTCCGTTATATTTCATCTATAAAATTTTACAGGTAATAAAATTATGTGATACGATGAATGACAGACAAGAGGAATTTAAATTTATTCCAATTTTCTGGATGGCTACGGAAGATCATGATTTTGAGGAAATAAATCATTTTAATTTTAATAGAGAATTTATAAGTTGGAATGAGAAACATCATGATTATGTAGGTGAAATTTCAACCGGTGGATTAAAAACTGTCTTATCCGATTTTTATGAAGAATTGAAATATTATCCTTTTGGAAAGGAATTAAGAAAGATTATTGAAAAATCCTATTATACCGCGGATAATCTTTCAGATGCCACTCGAATTTTAGTTCATGAATTGTTTAAAGAATATGGTCTATTGTTTATAGATGGAAATACAGAATCTTTAAAAAAATTGTTTATACCGTTTATTAAAGATGATATCAAGGAAAAAAAATCTTTCCGAATCATTTCAAAAACAATCGAAAAATTAAAATCGAATCATTATAAAATACAAGTAAATCCAAGAAAAATTAATTTTTTTTATCATAAAAATAAAGAAAGAAACCGTATAGATGAAACCAATGGTAAATATTATATTTTAGGAAGCTGTAAAAATTTTAGTGAAGTTGAAATACTGGAAGAAATAGATAAACATCCCGAAAATTTCAGTCCCAATGCATTAATGAGACCGGTGTATCAGGAAGTCATATTGCCTAACGTTGCCTATATTGGTGGAAATGCAGAAATTGCATATTGGATGGAACTTAAAGATTATTTTTCTGAACAAAATATTCCTTTTCCTATATTGGTACCAAGAAATTCTTTTTTATTGATTAATGACAATCAAGAAAAAAGAATGAAAAGACTTTCTTTGAATATCAATCATTTATTTCTTCCTAAAGAACAAACTATTAATACCCTAGTAATTCAAAATTCATCCTATATATTTGATTTTGCAAAGTACGAAAGTCGTTTAAAAGTTATTTTCGATGATTTATTGAAAGAATCTGCCAATACAGATCCTAGTTGGAAAAATATGATTTTGGCTCAAAAGAAAAAGCAGCTCAATGGGTTGGAAAAAATAAACAAACGTTTTTATAAAGCAAATAGATTAAAACATAAAGAAATTGTTTACAATTTTGAAAAATTATATGAAGAATTATTTCCTGAAGGTAGTTGGCAGGAAAGGGTCTACAATTTTTCATTTTATTATGCCACAATGGGATCTGAATTTTTAGCTCGAATATATAATGAAATCAAAGAATTTCAAAATATTGTAACAGTATTTAATTTAGAAAAAGGGAAATAAATAATTTAATTACATTTGCAACAAAGTTATTTAGAAATGAAAAAGCAATTTAATACGCTGCTATTATTATTTATAAGTTCCTTGATGCTTTCGCAACAGCAAAAACATACTGTTATGGCGAAAGAAACGCTTTATGGGTTAAGTAAAAAATACAATGTTTCCATTGATGATTTAAAAAAAGTAAATCCTCAATTAAACAGCCGTACGCTTCAGATAGGGGAAATACTTAATATACCGGATAAAAAAGCTTCTTCTAAAGCGAATGAATATTTAACTTCCAACACTGCTAATAACACACAAAATATAGAAAATACACAAAACTTGGATTATTTTTATATTACCGTTGAGCCTAAACAAACGTTGTACGGATTAAGTAAAAAGTATCATACTACAATTAAAAGCATAATAGCCCTTAATCCGGCTATGGATAAGAACGGTCCCAAAATCGGTGAAATTTTAAAAATTCCTGCCAATTCCTCATTGGAAAATTCAAATGCTTATAATCATGTTTATAGTGATGATAAAAAGGATCAGGAAGAATTAAAAATAAATAATTCAGATTCAAAAGAAGAAATCAACATAAAAGATAAAAAAGAGTTAACTTCAGCAAAAGATGATCCAATAGAAACTAATAAAAAAGAAAATATTGAAAATCAGAATGATAAAGAATCTGATATCTTAAGTAAGAATAAATTACCTGAAAATGGTTTACAGAATGATGCTAAAGATCAATCATCAAGTCAAGCCGATAGTGAATTTAGAAAAGACGGAGTAAATGTGGTTTTATTTTTACCTTTCCATACCGGAGAATCTTCCGTTAATCCGGAAAGACGTATAGCTACTCAATTTTATTCTGGAGTCAAACTTGCACTGGATTCTTTGTCCAATAGAGGAAAAAGAGTTCATGTAAAAATATTTGACACAAGTAATGATAATAAATTCAGAGAAATTGTAAATACCTATGATTTTTCGAATACCAATCTTATAATAGGCCCTTTATTTAAATCGAACTTATTGACCCTAGCAGATAAAATTAAAAAAATTCCGATAATTTCTCCATTTTCTTCCAGCGATGACCTAGATGAACACGAAAATTTAATTTTATACAATACAAAAGATCAAATATTAGCTGAAAAAGTAACTGATGAAATGTTAAAAAAATATTCCAACGAAAAAATATATATAGTATATGATGAGGAACATTTTAAAACGGCTCAATTTATTCAATCATTAATTAAAGATAGAAAAAATAATGCTGAAGTAATTTTAACTAAAAATGCAGAAGATATTAAACCGGATCAGAATTTAGTTACTGAAGAATATAATAAAATTTATGCCCTATTAATTTCAAATCAAGATCCGGTAATAAATAAATATTTAGATACGATAACTAGTTTTGAAACTAATCAAGTACAACCTATTTCTTTATTTTACTCTTCTTTGTTTGATAATAAAAAATACGAAGAAAAACTTATAAATTTCGGATTGTTATATTTAGATACAAATTATGTAAATGAATTTGGTTTTAATGAACAAAAAATGATGAATTTATATAAGAAAAAATATTGTCATATGCCGGATAAATATGCTATTACCGGTTTTGATGTAACCTATGATATTTTGAGTCGTGTTGATGAAAAAGGGAATTTATCTAACGCAATTATGAAAGCTGAAAGTAAACAAGTCAGCAATAAATATTCTTTTAGAAGAATAAATAAAAATGGAGCTTGGGTTAATCAAGAAGCTAGAATTATTCAATTATTAAAATAACTTAGAACAAACAAAATTACATTTAACAATAAAATACTTAATATTAAAAAAAATTAATGAATTCATTAGTATTTCCCGGACAGGGTTCTCAGTTCCCAGGCATGGGAAAAGAAATATATGAGAGCAGAGCTGATATTAAAGAAATGATGAACTCTGCTAATGATATATTAGGGTTTAATATCATTGATATCATGTTTAAGGGAACCGAAGAACAACTAAAACAAACAAAAGTAACACAACCTGCAATTTTTATCTATTCCATCGCTTCTGCTAAAGTTAATGAAAATGCCCGAATTGAAATGGTAGCAGGGCATTCCTTAGGAGAATTTTCTGCATTAGTTGGAAATGGAGTCCTGTCTTTTGATAACGGTTTAAAATTAGTTTACGAAAGAGCCTTGGCGATGCAAGAAGCTTGTGAAGAAAATCCTTCTTCGATGGCAGCGGTTATAGGTTTAGATGATGAAACTGTCGAAAAGGTATGTCAGGAGATATCCTCTGAAAATAATATTGTAGTTCCGGCAAATTATAATTGTCCGGGGCAATTGGTTATATCAGGACACACAGAGGCAGTTAAACAAGCTTGTGAAACTTTAAAAGAAAAAGGGGCTAAAAGAGCAATTTTGCTGCCTGTTAGCGGGGCTTTCCATTCACCACTTATGAAAAGTGCCGAGAAAAGATTAGAAGAAGTTATTCTTAAAACTAAATTTAATACACCCAGTGTCCCAATATATCAGAATTATACTAGTAAAGCTGTTACCAATATTGAGAAAATAAAAGAAAATCTTATTAAACAATTGACCTCTCCGGTAAACTGGACAAAAATAATTCGTAACATGATACAAGATAATTGTTCGGTATTTACAGAAACCGGTCCGGGAAAGGTTTTACAAGGATTAATTAAAAAAATTGACAGTTCCGTTGAAGTTTCCTCACTTTCTAATTAAAAAAATTAAATAGAATACAAAAAAGAGATCTTATATTAAGATCTCTTTTTTTATGAAGAATATTTTTTAACGATAAATCATTAACTTTTTTTAAAACAAAAAGATTTTAAATCTTTATATTATCACCATTTAGAATATATGTATATAAAAATTTTTAAAACAGATTAAACAAAAATTCATTAAAGTTTTATACGGATATAATTAATTTGCTTTAGTAAAAGCTATAACTAACTAAACATTTAATTTAATTTATCGATCATTTTTAGTTTATATAGAATGTTAAACATATATTAAATAAACTGTTTCGATTTTGCGGTAATCTGTAACATTTAGTAGTTAAATTATACAAATTAGTAACTACAATTGCAAACGACATGATTTCATTGAAAAACATACATAAGTATTATGACATAGGTCATAATAAATTACATGTATTAAAAGGAATTAATCTGGAAATAGGAGAAGGAGAAATGGTTGCTATTATGGGATCTTCCGGATCAGGTAAATCTACCTTGTTAAATATTCTTGGAATATTGGATTACGCTGACGAAGGAGAATATCTATTAGATGGGGTTAAAATTGAAAAAGATTTAAGCGAATCAAAAGCAGCAGATTATAGAAATAAATTTTTAGGCTTTGTTTTCCAGTCCTTTAACTTGATAAGCTTTAAAAATGCTATGGAAAATGTCGCACTTCCTTTATATTATCAAAAAGTAAAACGTTCTCAAAGAAATTCCAGGGCCATGGAATATCTAAAAAGGGTAGGATTAGATGATAGAGCAGATCATATGCCTAATGAATTGTCGGGTGGACAAAAACAAAGGGTGGCAATTGCTCGCGCATTGGTAACACATCCTAAAGTTATTTTAGCCGATGAACCTACAGGAGCACTTGACAGTCAAACCACTTATGACGTAATAAAATTTTTACAAAAAATTAATAACGAAGGAAAAACTATTTTAATAGTTACACATGAACCCGATGTGGCGAAACAATGCAAAAGGGTAGTTCATTTAAAAGATGGTATAATTGAAAGGGATGAATTTATTAATCAAGAAGTTTTAGTATAATTTATTAACTATGTTTAATATAGATCGCTGGCAGGAAATATTTTATTCCATCAAGCAAAATAAATTAAGAACTTTTCTTTCGGGTTTTACAATATCATTAGGATTATTTATCTTCATTATACTTTTCGGTTTTGGAAATGGTTTAAAAAATGGCTTTTCACAAGCCTTCATATTGGATTCTTCCAGTACAATTAATATTATTCCGGGAAAAGCAACCGAAGCATATTTAGGTTTACAACAAAATAGGGATGTTACTCTTAAAAATGAAGATCTTGAACTTGTAAAGAAAGAATTTGATGAAAATTTAGAGTATAAAACAGCTACCATCACACAGCCTGAAAATGTTACTTACAGAACATCTTCAGGAATCTATACAGTTCAGGCAACTTACCCGGATAAGCAATATATAGAAAAAGCCATTATTACATCAGGACGTTTTTTAAATCAATCAGACATTATAAACAAAACTAAATTTGCCGTTATAGGTCGATTGGTAGAAAAAGATCTTTTTAAAAATGAAAAAGCCTTAGGTAAATATATAAATATAGGCGGAATCAATTATAAAGTTGTTGGTATATTCTACGATGAAGGAGGGGATAATGATGAAAGAATAATTTACATCCCTATATCCACTTTACAAAGTCTCAAAAAAAGTACAGATCATGTAAGCCAGATAGATGTTGCTTATTTATCGGACATGAAACCTAGCGTAGCTGTTAAATTAGGGGATGAGATTGAGAGAACTTTACGCTCCAAACTTAAAATTTCACCCACAGATAAAACCGGTTTGGTTATTCGAAACAGAGCCCAAAATATGGAAGATACCTACTCGTTTTTCACGGTGATTTCTTCTTTGGTTATGTTTATAGGATTTGGTACCATAATGGCCGGAATTATCGGTATTAGTAATATTATGGTTTATATTGTAAAAGAAAGAACAAAAGAAATAGGAATTAGAAAAGCCTTAGGAGCAAAACCATTCAGTATAGTTTGGCTTATCTTGCAAGAATCTATTTTCATTACAGTTATTTCCGGTATTTCAGGGGTTATTTTAGGTAGTCTGGCTCTTTATTTTATAGGTAATAATCTTTCCACCTATCTTATAGTAGATCCTTCGGTAAGTAAAGAATTATTAATTTTTGCAACGGTATCCTTAATAACTTTTGGTACGGTAGCAGGATTTATTCCGGCAAGAAAAGCTGCAAAAATAAAACCTATAGAAGCCTTAAGTTCAGATTAAACTATTTATTGAAATTTAATATCTTATACAAATGCAAATTTTAGATAGAGAAACATGGGTTGAAATTTACCATACTCTCAGCAAAAATAAGTTGCGCACCATTTTAACAATGATCGGTGTGGCATGGGGAATGTTTTTGTATGTATTTCTTTTAGGAGCTGCTAAAGGCGCTGAAAATGGTTTTTATAAAATATTTGACGGATATGCAACCAATAGTATATTTCTTTGGGGTGGATCTACAGGTGAACCCTATAAAGGATACCCGAGAGGAAGGGAGTTAGCTATACATTTGGATGATGTAGAATATTTGAAAAAACAAGTTCCTGAAATTGATTTTGTAGTACCTAGAAATGCTGCTTCCTCTGAACAAAGCGTTATAAACAGAAAAAATAAAAGTAAGAATTTCACCGTATTTGGTGATTTTGCTTCGGTATCCAAAGTTCAAAAGAAACAATTGATTACAGGAAGATTACTAAATGAAGAAGATGATGTTCAGAAAAAAAAGGTTGCGATAATCGGTAAAGAGGTTTATGAACAATTATTCAATAATAAAGAAAATGCTATAGGTGAATATATCAAAATTAACGGAATTTATTTTCAAGTAGTTGGAGTTTACAGAAATCCAAATTCAGGATTTTTACCGGAAGATGTGGTATATATTCCTTTTAATACCTATCAGAAAATCTACAATCAAGGAGATAAAGTAAATTGGATGGTAATTTCCATTAAACCACAATACAATGTTAATGTGGTCGAAGAAAAGATCAAAACAGCTTTAAGAAAAAAATACGATGTAGCACCCACAGATGAAAAGGCTTTCGGTGCTTGGAATTTTGCTGAGAACTTTAGAAAATTAACCAATTTCTTAAAAGGATTGCAAATACTTACTTGGTTTGTGGGAGGTTTAACCATTCTTGCCGGAGTAGTTGCTATTTCCAATATTTTATTAATAACGGTGAAAGAAAGAACCTTGGAAATAGGTATCCGAAGAGCTTTAGGAGCCAAACCGGGTGAGATAAGATCACAAATACTTATGGAAAGTGTGTTTTTAACTGTATTTTCCGGTCTACTCGGTTTTATATTAGGAGTATTACTTTTAATAGGAATGAGTTCATTTATGGGCGATGCCAATCCTAAATTTCCGTTCTATAATCCAACCGTAAATATTTGGAACGTATTAGCAGCCTTGTTTTTAATGGTAAGTTTAGGTTTGTTTATTGGACTTATACCGGCCCAAAGAGCAGTTCAAATAAAACCGATTGAGGCTTTGCGAACAGAATAATAGTCATATAAATTAGTTTAATTTTGGAAATTATGACTTTATCTAAAAAATCAGATAAGTGATAATACACAAAAGCAAATGCAATAGGATTTTCAAATTTTGAAAATCCTATTTTTATATCTAGTAATATAATTTTTTTAAAAAATTTTAATAAAATACTACCTTTGTAGTCATTCTCAAAAAATAAGAATACATGTCAGAAATTACAGCAAAATATTCTCCTAAAAACGTTGAAGATAAATGGTATAAATTTTGGATGGATAACCACTTTTTTCATTCAGAACCGAATGAGAAAAAACCGTATACTATTGTAATTCCTCCCCCTAATGTAACCGGTGTATTACACATGGGTCATATGCTTAATAATACAATTCAGGATGTATTAATAAGACGTGCCCGAATGTTGGGATATAATGCTTGCTGGGTTCCCGGAACAGATCATGCTTCCATAGCCACTGAGGCCAAAGTAGTTAACAAGCTAAAAGAACAGGGAATTAGTAAATTTGACATAGGAAGAGAAAAGTTTTTAGAACATGCATGGGAATGGACTCACACACATGGTGGAATCATATTAGAACAATTAAAAAAATTAGGTTGTTCTTGTGATTGGGATCGTACAAAATTTACCCTTGACGGTGATCTATATAATTCAGTAATTAAATGTTTCGTGGATCTTTATAATAGAGGATATATTTATAAAGGGAACAAGATGATTAATTGGGATCCGGAAGCGAAAACCAATATATCCGATGAAGAAGTAATTTATAAAGAACATAACGGAAAACTATATTTTTTGAGATATAAAGTAGCTCATGAAGACCATTATGTAATCGTAGCTACTACAAGGCCGGAAACTATATTCGGTGACACCGCTCTTTGTATAAATCCTAGTGATGAGCGTTATCAATTTTTAAAAGGAAAGAAAGTTATAGTACCGATCTGTAACCGAGAAATACCGGTCATTGAGGATGAATATGTAGATATGGAGTTTGGAACGGGAGTTTTAAAAATAACGCCTGCTCATGATGTGAATGATTATAATTTGGGTAAGAAGCACCAATTAGCTACCATTGATATTTTTAATGATAATGCAACTCTAAATGATAATGGATTGCATTATAAAGGAAAAGACAGATTCATAGTTCGTAAGGAAATAACAAAAGAGCTTAAAGAAAAAAATCTTCTTGAAAAAGAAGAAAATTATGTAAATAAAGTGGGAACTTCTGAACGAACCGGAGCAGTTATTGAGCCTAAAATATCGGTACAGTGGTTTATGAAAATGAAGGATTTTGCTAAACCGGCTCTTGATGCAGTATTAAATGAAGAGCTTAAACTGTATCCGGATAAGTTCGTTACTACTTACAAAAATTGGTTGGAAGACATTCATGATTGGAATATCTCACGTCAGCTTTGGTGGGGACATAGAATACCTGCTTATTATTATGGAGAAGGCGAAAATGATTTTGTAATTGCAGAAACAAAAGAAGAGGCTCTAAAGTTAGCTCAAGAAAAAAACTCATCCATCACACCCGAAACCTTACGACAAGAAGAAGACGTATTAGATACCTGGTTTTCTTCCTGGTTATGGCCTATTTCAGTTTTCAACGGAATCAATGAACCGGACAATAAGGAAATTAATTATTATTATCCTACCCAAGATTTAGTTACCGGACCGGATATTATATTTTTCTGGGTAGCCAGAATGGTAATGGCAGGATATGCTTTCAGAAATGAAAAACCATTTTCTAACGTTTATTTCACCGGAATTGTACGAGATAAATTAAGAAGGAAAATGTCTAAGCAGCTCGGAAATTCTCCGGATCCTTTAAAATTGATTGAAGAATACGGAGCAGATGGTGTTCGAGTGGGGGTATTATTAAGTTCATCTGCCGGAAATGATCTTATGTTTGATGAAGATTTATGTTTACAAGGGAGAAACTTTTCAAATAAAATTTGGAATTCTTTCCGTTTAGTACAATCT is a window from the Apibacter sp. B3706 genome containing:
- a CDS encoding ABC transporter permease, translated to MFNIDRWQEIFYSIKQNKLRTFLSGFTISLGLFIFIILFGFGNGLKNGFSQAFILDSSSTINIIPGKATEAYLGLQQNRDVTLKNEDLELVKKEFDENLEYKTATITQPENVTYRTSSGIYTVQATYPDKQYIEKAIITSGRFLNQSDIINKTKFAVIGRLVEKDLFKNEKALGKYINIGGINYKVVGIFYDEGGDNDERIIYIPISTLQSLKKSTDHVSQIDVAYLSDMKPSVAVKLGDEIERTLRSKLKISPTDKTGLVIRNRAQNMEDTYSFFTVISSLVMFIGFGTIMAGIIGISNIMVYIVKERTKEIGIRKALGAKPFSIVWLILQESIFITVISGISGVILGSLALYFIGNNLSTYLIVDPSVSKELLIFATVSLITFGTVAGFIPARKAAKIKPIEALSSD
- a CDS encoding ABC transporter ATP-binding protein, with protein sequence MISLKNIHKYYDIGHNKLHVLKGINLEIGEGEMVAIMGSSGSGKSTLLNILGILDYADEGEYLLDGVKIEKDLSESKAADYRNKFLGFVFQSFNLISFKNAMENVALPLYYQKVKRSQRNSRAMEYLKRVGLDDRADHMPNELSGGQKQRVAIARALVTHPKVILADEPTGALDSQTTYDVIKFLQKINNEGKTILIVTHEPDVAKQCKRVVHLKDGIIERDEFINQEVLV
- the bshC gene encoding bacillithiol biosynthesis cysteine-adding enzyme BshC yields the protein MKNQINIADIPGNSQLIKDYITKEEKIASFYGRNLSPESLLIQAREKISNYKHREKLIDELQRQLKNLQLSEKQTINLKNLSLANSITITTGHQLNLMTGPLYFIYKILQVIKLCDTMNDRQEEFKFIPIFWMATEDHDFEEINHFNFNREFISWNEKHHDYVGEISTGGLKTVLSDFYEELKYYPFGKELRKIIEKSYYTADNLSDATRILVHELFKEYGLLFIDGNTESLKKLFIPFIKDDIKEKKSFRIISKTIEKLKSNHYKIQVNPRKINFFYHKNKERNRIDETNGKYYILGSCKNFSEVEILEEIDKHPENFSPNALMRPVYQEVILPNVAYIGGNAEIAYWMELKDYFSEQNIPFPILVPRNSFLLINDNQEKRMKRLSLNINHLFLPKEQTINTLVIQNSSYIFDFAKYESRLKVIFDDLLKESANTDPSWKNMILAQKKKQLNGLEKINKRFYKANRLKHKEIVYNFEKLYEELFPEGSWQERVYNFSFYYATMGSEFLARIYNEIKEFQNIVTVFNLEKGK
- a CDS encoding ABC transporter permease — protein: MQILDRETWVEIYHTLSKNKLRTILTMIGVAWGMFLYVFLLGAAKGAENGFYKIFDGYATNSIFLWGGSTGEPYKGYPRGRELAIHLDDVEYLKKQVPEIDFVVPRNAASSEQSVINRKNKSKNFTVFGDFASVSKVQKKQLITGRLLNEEDDVQKKKVAIIGKEVYEQLFNNKENAIGEYIKINGIYFQVVGVYRNPNSGFLPEDVVYIPFNTYQKIYNQGDKVNWMVISIKPQYNVNVVEEKIKTALRKKYDVAPTDEKAFGAWNFAENFRKLTNFLKGLQILTWFVGGLTILAGVVAISNILLITVKERTLEIGIRRALGAKPGEIRSQILMESVFLTVFSGLLGFILGVLLLIGMSSFMGDANPKFPFYNPTVNIWNVLAALFLMVSLGLFIGLIPAQRAVQIKPIEALRTE
- the prmC gene encoding peptide chain release factor N(5)-glutamine methyltransferase; this translates as MKSLAEIRNEFIKNLSSQYTLKEIDIIFYALAETYLHKDKITLKLGLDEMQEDSQIKPTLFQTALFHLISGMPYQYVVGYTEFYGCKISVNPHVLIPRPETEELVSWICNDFENKNEELNIIDLCSGSGCIAIALAKNLKAKVSALEIDEKAINLAKKNAESNQVQVDFIQSDLLNTGHLIKNTEKYDIIVSNPPYIREYEKEGMESRVVNHEPSKALFVPDDDPLVFYRSIIDFSLKNMKPQGRIYVEINQDLGEKTRQLFLEYFNYVELKQDISGNFRMIKAKEIAF
- a CDS encoding LysM peptidoglycan-binding domain-containing protein; protein product: MKKQFNTLLLLFISSLMLSQQQKHTVMAKETLYGLSKKYNVSIDDLKKVNPQLNSRTLQIGEILNIPDKKASSKANEYLTSNTANNTQNIENTQNLDYFYITVEPKQTLYGLSKKYHTTIKSIIALNPAMDKNGPKIGEILKIPANSSLENSNAYNHVYSDDKKDQEELKINNSDSKEEINIKDKKELTSAKDDPIETNKKENIENQNDKESDILSKNKLPENGLQNDAKDQSSSQADSEFRKDGVNVVLFLPFHTGESSVNPERRIATQFYSGVKLALDSLSNRGKRVHVKIFDTSNDNKFREIVNTYDFSNTNLIIGPLFKSNLLTLADKIKKIPIISPFSSSDDLDEHENLILYNTKDQILAEKVTDEMLKKYSNEKIYIVYDEEHFKTAQFIQSLIKDRKNNAEVILTKNAEDIKPDQNLVTEEYNKIYALLISNQDPVINKYLDTITSFETNQVQPISLFYSSLFDNKKYEEKLINFGLLYLDTNYVNEFGFNEQKMMNLYKKKYCHMPDKYAITGFDVTYDILSRVDEKGNLSNAIMKAESKQVSNKYSFRRINKNGAWVNQEARIIQLLK
- the fabD gene encoding ACP S-malonyltransferase — translated: MNSLVFPGQGSQFPGMGKEIYESRADIKEMMNSANDILGFNIIDIMFKGTEEQLKQTKVTQPAIFIYSIASAKVNENARIEMVAGHSLGEFSALVGNGVLSFDNGLKLVYERALAMQEACEENPSSMAAVIGLDDETVEKVCQEISSENNIVVPANYNCPGQLVISGHTEAVKQACETLKEKGAKRAILLPVSGAFHSPLMKSAEKRLEEVILKTKFNTPSVPIYQNYTSKAVTNIEKIKENLIKQLTSPVNWTKIIRNMIQDNCSVFTETGPGKVLQGLIKKIDSSVEVSSLSN